Within Triticum dicoccoides isolate Atlit2015 ecotype Zavitan chromosome 1B, WEW_v2.0, whole genome shotgun sequence, the genomic segment caaggaggaaggagaggttgaggaaggcagctccaacggcagcacgacggcgtggtgtagttggtgcagcagtactccgacagagcttcgccaagcacgtacggaggaggagaggtgttggggaggggaggggctgcaccttgagttgtggtgtgttgcagccctcccctcacccctctatatataggggaaggggcaaggggggccggccctctagggaaaaccctagggggggcggccaaggggtggggggcttgccccccaagcaaggggggtgcgccccctttagggttccccccccaaccctaggcgcatgggcccaagggggggggcgccaagcccactaggggctggctgctatccctacgcagcccaagtgcccccccgggaggggtggtccctcccggtggacccccggaacctttccggtggtcccggtacaataccggtatgaccccgaaactttccggtgcccgtttaacaacttcccatatataaaactttacctccggaccattccggaactcctcgtgacgtccgggatctcatccgggactccgaacaacattcggtaatcacatacttgtcttcctgataaccctagtgtcaccgaaccttaagtgtgtagaccctacgggttcgggagacatgcagacatgaccgagactctccggtcaataaccaacagcgggatctggatacccatgttggctcccacatgctcctcgatgatgtcattggatgaaccacgatgtcgaggattcgatcaaaccccgtatacaattccctttgtcaatcggtacgttacttgcccgagactcgatcgtcggtatcccaataccttgttcagtctcgttactgcaagtcactttactcgtaccgtaatgcatgatcccgtggccaacaccttggtcaccttgagctcattatgatgatgcattaccgagtgggcccagagatacctctccgtcatacggagtgacaaatcccagtctcgatccgtgtcaacccaatagacactttcggagatacctgtagtgcacctttatagtcacccagttacgttgtgacgtttgatacacccaaagcattcctacggtatccaggagttacacgatctcatggtcgaaggaagagatacttgacattggaaaagctctagcaaacgaactaaccgacctttgtgctatgcttaggattgggtcttgtccatcacatcattctcctaatgatgtgatcccgttatcaacgacatccaatgtccatagccaggaaaccatgactatctgttgatcacaacgagctagtcaactagaggctcactagggacatattgtggtctatgtattcacacgtgtattacgatttccggacaatacagttatagcatgaataaaagactattatcatgaatagagaaatataataataacacttttattattgcctctagggcatatttccaacagtgagatccagggtagcggtcattttGCCTGAAAATCCCgcacggaagaagaacgagtccatgaagaagacgaacgggagtagtcgaacgaatcctcacaatcgcaacattaccggaactaagaagcaacaccggaaacaaacaaacaacatggtaaacacacaagcataatcatggcaagatgcacaatcaagtatgatgcatgtccggtttaaagaggcatggcatggcaaactgcaacacacaatactacaaattaaatggagctcaatatgcaacgagttgcatattgacgaaacaccacattgacatatttagtttaatctcgtttatgctaccaagcaatattaaatgttgttaaacatggcaagaggtgaggcataataaaactacctatctaagcaagtttaaatgaggccggaacaacaaacaacaagtccggaaaatccccatatgcaaattatggatttggtactgttctgccctaaacacaattttaatgttgttaaataggaaaataaagtggaccatgttaaactaggcatttttccaccccatttacatataaagtttatttaaaacggagctacggttatttagttatgaattaaagcattttagcatggcatattagcaaatttaaacaaacagcaagttaaacatttttaacatagatgaaagtggcatattattaatctacacaattttctgagcattttacatgtttaaaccattttaatatgatgcacggttattTACTTGTGAGCAATTAAAAATAATGGCATCCTCCTGTAATTATGCATGCCCTGGATAAAAGACAAATTCGCAGGCAGGAAAAAAACGCTATCGGGCCGAAACTGCCGGCTGGCCCAACAGGAGAGAAACAAACAAGGAGGGGCGAtctggaggggctgctcacccctggGCCTTAGCAGGCCGGTCGGTGGAGATGCAGGCCGGGGCAGGCCAGCTCAGGTGCTGGAGTGGAAGGCCGGCAGGGGCCGCTGGGCTGAAGCCAGGCTGGAGCGGTCAACGAAGGGGCGAGGCGGAGCTGGGCCTGCGCGGCTGCGAAGCTGGGCGCGATGCGGCTGGGCCTGGGGAGGCCCACACGGGGCGCGACGGGGAGGCGAGGGCGTCGTCCTCCGCCCGACGAGGACGagcggaggcggcgccggcggcgagcaccaggaggaggccggggcgcgaGGAGAGGACAGGGACGGGCGGATCCAACCACGGGAGGAGGCAGGGCCCCGTTTCCGGCCGGATCTGACCCGAGGCCGAGCTCGGGGCGACGAGACCTCGACGGGGTCGGCGTCCATGGCGGCCtgcgaagggagagagagaggatgagagggtgaggaggaagaaggacaggaaggagagggaaggaggagatggggCGCGGGGCGCTGACCTGCTGCCTCCGGCGAGGCTGCCGGGTGGCCGGCGGGAGGcgagaggcggcggcgctcgggatctCTCTCGATCCCATCGAGCAGAGCTGCGGGGCCGGGAGGCAAGCGGGCGCCCGGACGGCGGCGATTCGGGCCTGAGCGGGCCTTGGACGGGCTCTGCGGGCCACGCGAGGTGGAggagggaggcaggggcgacgtGGCCAGCTCCGGTTGGAGGGGAGCGACGCTGGGTGGCGGCGCGACCACTCAGGCGGCGCCACATGGCGAGGATGAGGTGGAGGGCGCCGGAAAACAGGGAGGAGGTGGATGGATCTGGCTGGTGGCACGGTTTTTGAGGGGGATGCGGCGGCTGAGGGTAGGGAAGTCTAGGGGCACTCAAAATGGAAAGGGGGGCTTCTTAAATAGGCAGGGGtctagggttgggggttttgggggctttttggagcgtttcggagcctcggatcgccatcggacggctccggatcaGAGAGGGACTAGGCTGGGCCTAGGAGGGATTAGTGGGCTGTGGAGAGGCCATGGGCTGcaggagagaagagggagagaggcccaacagcagtttccggagaccgaaaacgtccgacgaaagaccgactatattgcggttgtaggtttaacggttgggctatcaaatggactccgaatgcgatgaaacttggcaggcggcctatctacactataataagaccgcacgacaagttgcaacccattccgagaacatttttatgccacttataaaataatatttcggaggtgccgcgggcgcgggcgagtgtggtctggctcagaacggacaacggagataaccggcggaacccgaacggatgcaagttttatgaaaacgatgccgatgcaatgcgcatgatgctatgagatgggatgcataacaagaacaaaaagcaaaacaaacgacaaaaacccaaccacggaggaaataatatatcgcatctccggaaaaggcaagagctggagttacgaatatggaaagttgtatccggggcgttacaacactccaccactatgagaggatctcgtcccgagatctaggatggcaccagagagaaacgaaagagaaaaagaagaggtaaaactaagttgcttctttgacgaacgagtgaaaccacgaactttGAGagcttgagcaatttaaaagaaagagtacaacagagatgaacgagattgcaaacaatccggtaGAAAAGAGGGATgaggaacattacgataacttgaaggttgcaaagacatgaatcaagcctTTAATGggaaagatagaattcgaaaccactccggttaaaacaagatgagagaggaagaattcgggcagcactccggttgaacatggaaggaaaacttgataagatgaaaagaacttaaagagatgacacaacactgcggttaaatggataagcatgaaaagaacatgatcctcacaattcgagatgatgagtgaagagggcaacatcaccatgcctccggaagaaagaatagaacatagatcattggaataaaagaatggagaagaaaatgccaacttctgccacaaattatcttggaaagcacccttccaagaaggttagaacagaattgttggaaaaccaacaacgaaacgaataagcttgtagtgggcttatggaaaacatctcaagactgtgaggtgacaaccggcctttAATGGAAaacattgatttgattgagagcaccgaagagatgaaaaacttcttcaccgagatgagaaggagaaaattggatcattgataagcaccacaaatagctacattccttagggaacgctttaggtgaaatctataccaagataactccaaagaagagattgatggatttagagtacctcattcttgacaacatgtgactcatgaaacatgaatggaaactgtcaagaatgatataacgccATCTcgaagataaggtagaaggaattgcacttcggaatgcaagaagaagaatacttgaactcctcaaaacaaaacatgtgttgagcaccatgtttaattatagagtatagcttagcagatcatcacttcgagagaaatcttgaagaacaattgaagaatgaaaagaatcattGATAAACCAACCATGTagagccaccatgaagaactccggtaatgaaaggatgatagaaagaaagagaaattgacaacacaaggtgaagccttgcgatgatttagatggagcttcgcgacgagataatggggaaaaacttggaactccggaaagaaaagatgaacactagaaccgagaattacttcatcatgaacaatctccggaagaaaagaattaatcacttggatgaaacaagaataagaattatgtcatgcctatccttcaccaatttaaattgatgacaagcaacggatttggcatactacttattctcgtagaaagaattaagagagatatggcgcaaacttgagaagatATTGATGGaatcaccggtgggatttggaaacaacgaatatttgatatgctaacgaaggaagagaaaacttgaatgaaccaccgtaagaattgaaaacgaacgaagtaaaagggtgaatcaccggtaagaattagagaatgaatgaagatacttgagggaatttagatacaagtgaacgcagagatcccgagctgattagataatacttgaacgatgcaccggtatgatttggagaacgagagctgaaagcttgaatgaataattctgagatgatgggctacagagaatcaatctgaaaagactcttgaattgctccggatgggtgaaaagaattctcacaatcgaaaacaattatgagaggatggcatcaatctAGAATCACGAatattgagagaacggataagatttagaggaaacacttcttcggtcttcaactgacgacgagaaacaccaccaaaattactgagatactccggtagaatggaaagtgaaggggttgagccaacaatgagaagaatttgaaagcgatcttggagaaggcatgtgactgatgataattcattcttacatcgaacttggaaaagaatttgggaatatcacctgataattcgaagagtcaggtaagatcctgggaaaagacctgtgggttagggcccactcaaaagatacaccgttgaacaatttattgaaaggggggattgcaccagttgaattaaatgacttgaatgagataacaacctcgaaatatcttgaatggattgagaacgaaaacacaagtcttctgagatatcttgagcactccggataagaatagagagaggtgaacgattGTGAGATGCACCGatgtggaaaaacatttgaaacgagcaaAGGGATataatcaacaccgaaagcttgaattaaatccaccggagaggaatacgagaatgaagattgatgaacttgaagctcgtgagcatcttcacgagggatcaccggatcaaaacaatgattgaaaagagtgaagagacttcacatgaataaatggatacttgattataatatatgagtccttgaagaaaaggggtgggagggtggggaaaaacaaagacaacttgggatgaatgaaacagacaccattgagaaaacttataattgatcttgcggatggggagaatgatgggatcatctcaaagagaagcgcaccggttggaaagaattgacatggcaatcttgatgatcaaaaaggattagtactcccatagaaatatgagaacaccgcttgaaaggtatggaatcaacatttgacttgaagcaactcaaataccacaaatgaaataaaacaaaggatttggcttgcagaataagccggaaacaaacatatgatagatcccatatcgtatcatgtgtctgttggaaagataaaactagagctacttgaattcccacctataaaactccgaaactttctggttatgcaatcaggtgttggggatacagggcaagcaatatatctcacccaaactagcaatccctacatccagctgtatccatccgtcaacacataaccaagaaaccttcggaaatcgtgtacctcaaccttcgaaaagcatccgttatacgagttatggcaatactcccgagcttgccccagtactgggttatcggggttatctcacaaacaactgcataaaagagattttcgatgtcggcaaatctcaggtattccagaactgcaacgataaaattgtgatgacaacacctcagagcttgactccccgggtcaaagccacataaatagacaggaggcaccaagaacaatgttctcgtcacaaaaccatcagaacgattccaagatacccgcgtgatcctaaaaaaatttagtgaaatttgaggagaggaaagtcaaaacatatacgtcaggagacctcaccagagcgacgaaggggctgaggagtaaaaagaatcctactctccaatatatataatcttaagactcaaaatagttttcttctagactcaacaacgaccaacaatcaagggggctcctagggtcggtcaaggctctgataccaacttgtcacgcccaatatgcgaccctatccaaaaggaatttgaaggtcccaccaaggatagacccgcatattgatacgcttttgtaaggtggatatcattacatcaacattacataatagatagggatacatacataaggcatataatgccacacatatacaacatcatcatacataagaacaacatccgtctaaggatgaatcacaaacagaaactcaaacgacatccaccctgctagcccaggctgccgacctggaacctatcccctgatcgaagaagaagcagaagaagaactccaatacaagcaaacattgctctcgcgtcacgatcatcgcaaaacctgtacctgcaactgttgttgtagtaatctgtgagccacgaggactcagcaatcccattaccatgggtatcaagactagcatagcttaatgggaaaggaaggggtaaagtggtgaggttgcagcagcgactaagcatgatatggtggctaacgtacgcaaataagagcgagaagagagcaagcagaacggtcgtcaactagtaatgatcaagaagtgatcctgaactcctacttacgtcaaacataacccagaaaccgtgttcacttcccggactccgccgagaagagaccatcacggctacacacgcggttgatgcgttttaaatcggatctggtgtcaagttatctacaaccggacattaacaaattcccatctgcctataaccacaggcacggctttcgaaagattataccctgcaggggtgtcccaacttagcccatgacaagctctcgtgatcaacgaaggaatagaccttctcccaggaagacccgatcagactcggaatcccggtttacaagacatttcgacaatggtaaaacaagaccagcaaagcctcccgctgtgccgacaaatcccgataggagctgcacatatctcgttctcagggcacaccggatgagccagacgtcgggttggcatagaccctggttgcccagggggcgccggacatcgctcNNNNNNNNNNNNNNNNNNNNNNNNNNNNNNNNNNNNNNNNNNNNNNNNNNNNNNNNNNNNNNNNNNNNNNNNNNNNNNNNNNNNNNNNNNNNNNNNNNNNNNNNNNNNNNNNNNNNNNNNNNNNNNNNNNNNNNNNNNNNNNNNNNNNNNNNNNNNNNNNNNNNNNNNNNNNNNNNNNNtgaccctcgggatgcgcgactcccaaaggaaaaagggctaggtgaggcaaatggtaaaaccaaggttgggccttgctagaggagttttattcaaagcgaactgtcaagggggtcccataaatcacccgaccgcgtaaggaacgcaaaatccgggaacataacaccggtatgacggaaactagggcggcaagagtggaacaaaacaccaggcaaaaggccgagtcttccaccctttaccaagtatatagatgcattaataatataagagatattgtgatatcccaaccaaaatcctgtccaccatggagaaatcttcaacttcacctgcaactagcaacgctataagagggctgagcaaaagcggtaacatagccaatcaatggtttgcataggaaaggtgtcaaaggttagaggctgacatggcaatttgggatggcttgataaacaggtaatagctagcgcagcatagcgatagaacgaagcaactagcatagcaatgatagtagtgagatcgagggtagcggtcatcttgcctgaaatcccgcatagaagaagaacgagtccatgaagaagacgaacgggagtagtcgaatgaatcctcacaatcgcaacattatcggaactaagaagcaacaccggaaagaaacaaacaacatggtaaacacacaagcataatcatggcaagatgcacaatcaagtatgatgcatgtccggtttaaagaggcatggcatggcaaactgcaacacacaatactacaaattaaatggagctcaacatgcaacgagttgcatattgacgaaacaccacattgacatatttagtttaatcttgtttatgctaccaagcaatattaaatgttgttaaacatggcaagaggtgaggcataataaaactacctatctaagcaagtttaaatgaggccggaacaacaaacaacaagtccggaaaatccccatatgcaaattatggatttggtactgttctgccctaaacacaattttaatgttgttaaacaggaaaataaagtggaccatgttaaactaggcatttttccaccccatttacatataaagtttatttaaaacggagctacggttatttagttatgaattaaagcattttagcatggcatattagcaaatttaaataaacagcaagttaaacatttttaacatagatgaaagtggcatattattaatctacacaattttctgagcattttacatgtttaaaccattttaatatgatgcacggttattTACTTGTGAGCAATTAAAAAATAATGGCATCCTCTTGTAACTATGCATGCCCTGGATAAAAGACAAATTCGCAGGCAGGAAAAAAAACGCTATCGGGCCGAAACTGCCGGCTGGCCCAACAGGAGAGAAAAAAACAAGGAGGGGCGAtctggaggggctgctcacccctggGCCTTAGCAGGCCGGTCGGTGGAGATGCAGGCCGGGGCAGGCCGGCTCAGGTGCTGGAAGGGAAGGCCTGCAGGGGCCGCTGGGCCGAAGCCAGGCTGGAGCGGTCAACGAAGGGGCGAGGCGGAGCTGGGCCTTGCGGCTGCGAAGCTGGGCGCGTTGCAGCTGGGCCTGGGGAGGCCCACGCGGGGCGCCACGGGGAGGCGAGGGCGTCGTCCTCCGCCCGACGAGGACGagcggaggcggcgccggcggcgagcaccaggaggaggccggggcgcgaGGAGAGGATAGGGACGGGCGgatccagccacgggaggaggtgggGCCCCATTTCCGGCCGGATCTGAGCCGAGGCCGAGCTCGGGGCGACGAGACCTCGACGGGGTCGGCGTCCATGGCAGCCtgcgaagggagagagagagaggatgagagggtAAGGAGGAAGAAGGACATgaaggagagggaaggaggagatggggCGCGGGGCACTGACCTGCTGGCTCCAGCGGGGCTGCCGGGTGGCCGGCGGGAGGCGAGAGGCGGCGACGCTCGGGATCTCTCTCGATCCCATCGAGCAGAGCTGCGGGGCCGGGAGGCGAGCAGGCGCCCGGACGGCGGCGATTCGGGCCTGAGCGGGCCTCGGACGGGCTCTACGGGCCGCGCGAGGTGGAggagggaggcaggggcgacgtGGCCAGCTACGGTTGGACGGGAGCGATGCTGGGTGGCGGCGCGACCACTCAGGCGGCGCCACGTGGCGAGGATGAGGTGGAGGGCGCCGGAAAACAGGGAGAAGGTGGATGGATCTGGCTGGTGGCGCGGTTTTTGAGGGGGATGCGGCGGCTgagggtaggggaaggctaggggcaCTCAAAATGGCAAGGGGGGCTTCTTAAATAGGCAAGGGtctggggttgggggttttgggggctttTCGGAGCGTTTCGGAGCCTCGGATCGCCATCGGACGGCTTCGGATCGGAGAGGGACTAGGCTGGGCCTAGGAGGGATTAGTGGGCTGTGGAGAGGCCATGGGCTGcaggagagaagagggagagaggcccaacagcagtttccggagaccgaaaacgtccgacgaaagaccggctatattgcggttgtaggtttaacggttgggctatcaaatggactccgaatgcgatgaaacttggcaggcggcctgtctacactataataagaccgcacgacaagttgcaacccattccgagaacatttttatgccacttataaaataatatttcggaggtgccgcgggcgcgggcgagtgtggtctggctcagaacggacaacggagataaccggcggaacccgaacggatgcaagttttatgaaaatgatgtcgatgcaatgcgcatgatgctatgagatgagatgcataacaagaacaaaaagcaaaacaaacgacaaaaacccaaccacggaggaaataatatatcgcatctccggaaaaggcaagagctggagttacgaatatggaaagttgtatccggggcgttacaatattcTATCTGCATCCTTTGTAGGAGGATCGTCCTGTGTTGTCCCCATGTTAGCCTCTACCCTTGAGGCCGGCTCTAGAGTCCGGGTGGtagaggcg encodes:
- the LOC119307834 gene encoding wiskott-Aldrich syndrome protein homolog 1-like — protein: MGSREIPSVAASRLPPATRQPRWSQQAAMDADPVEVSSPRARPRLRSGRKWGPTSSRGWIRPSLSSPRAPASSWCSPPAPPPLVLVGRRTTPSPPRGAPRGPPQAQLQRAQLRSRKAQLRLAPSLTAPAWLRPSGPCRPSLPAPEPACPGLHLHRPAC